ACATAGGACTGCGCTCCAAATAGCCCTTCCGCACCAGAGCATCCAAAACATAACGGACCCCATTTGTGGAGGACACGCCGATTTGGCTTCCGATTTCGCGAAGAGTTGGAGGGCGTCCCCTGTCTGTGATTTCCGACTGTATAAATTGCAGCGCACGCTGCTGTTTTTCTGTAAGTTGCATTCCCATTGATTGTCCTTCTAACTTGACCTTGAACAAATATACAAAACATCTGTTCATAAGTCAAGGGGTCAGACAGGGTTTTTTCCGTTTAGTTATGCATTTTCTTCTCGATAACTAAAGTCACCGGGCCGTCATTTACAATAAAAACCTGCATTTTCGCGCCGAATACTCCAGTGGAAGTTGTAATGCCTCTGTTTCTCAGACCAGATACAAACCTCTCATAAAGTGGAACGGCGACTTCCGGAGCCGCAGCCTCAATGAAGCTTGGTCTCCTGCCTTTCTGGATGTCTCCGAACAAAGTGAATTGACTGACGACCAGTACCGCGCCCCCTACCTCTTCGAGACTACGGTTGAACTTCTCGGCAGAATCCGGGAAGATCCGCAGCTCGCAGATCTTGTTCACACCCCAGTCAATCTCGGATTCAGAATCCCCCTGTGCAATACCAAGCAATATGACCAGCCCGATCCCTATCTCCCCCACAGTTCGACCGTTCACCTCGACGCGTGCTTCCGAAACCCGTTGCAGTACAATCTTCACCCTTCACTCCAGAAACGACATACACTGCGGTATCGGCTGCACAAACAAAGTATCCTGGACTTCCGGAGGTGAGGTCTCAGGACTTACTCTGACGACCATACTCTGACGCGGGCAGACGACAAAAAATGCGCCGCTTGCTTGCGAATAACGCACTCTGACAGCGCTTGTACCACAACGCAAGTCGCTCGAACTTCCGTTAAACAGATCATAGATTCTGGCGTCACCGCGGGTCGAGTCAACTGCCATCAAGTATTGACCGTCCGTCGAGATTCCTAGATCAACCACAGAACCAAACATACCGAGTGAATCGAGAACTTCACCGTCCGCTGCATCTAGAATCATCAACTGATCTGACGAAGGCAACGCACAATAGACGAGAGCCCCGTCAGGCGAGAATTCAATGTCCGTGCAGGGTCCGTTGAAGCGGACACGGGACTCCTCAAAGAAGCCTTGTTCCTTTACAATCCGGACGGTGCTGTCTCCGGGGCAAGCGATCCACGTCCATTGGTCACCGGGGCGCATTTTCAATCGTCGGGGTTCTATCCCGGTTTCGACGGTATCCACTTGAATATTCGCAAATGAAATTCGGTAGTAGCGGGAGTTGTGAGTCAGAAGATGTGCTGTCAGTGAACTGCGCGCAACCCTGAGGTCCACGGGAGTGCCTGCGATGTCGACCTGTTCGAATCGATTGACTTCGGGCAAATAGAACAGAGAAAGTGCACCCACGTCATTGTCCGTCGCGACGAGAGTGACACCGGACGGAAGCAACTCACAAGCGGTCGCCCAGCCGGGCATAACAGCATGTCGAATGACATGAAGATCGACCAGGTCAAAAAAAGTCAGCTGTCCCTCAGTCGCACTGGCAATAACGCCATACGGAGGTGTCAGCTGACCGCAATCGTCGCAACCGTTGTCCTTTTCGCGGCAACTTGTCACTATCAACATGACAAGCCACAGGCAAAGCAATGTAGATTTCCTAAGCAGGAACCCCTCCCTACTTTAATTCAATCAAGTGACCGAGTTTGTCACGCTTAGCTGCCAGATATTTTCTGTTACTTTTTGTTGGTTCGCTTGATGCAGGCACGCGCTCGACTACGTCAATTCCAAATTTCTTGAGATCCGAAAGTTTTGCCGGATTATTGGTGATCAGCCGCACCTGACGGATTCCAAGCTGCTTCAGGATTTGCGCACAGTTCGCGTATCCTCGTTGGTCGGCCTTGAATCCAAGTTTGAGATTTGCCTCAACAGTGTCAAGACCGCTATCCTGAAGTTTGTAGGCCTGCAGCTTGGCTGCCAAGCCTATCCCGCGCCCTTCCTGCCGCAAGTAAACGAGCACACCTGATCCTTCTCTCTCCATACGAGACAATGCAGACTCAAGCTGTGCGCCGCAATCGCAACGAGAACTTCCAAAAACATCGCCCGTCAGACATTCCGAGTGAGCGCGAACGAGTACCGGCCTGGTCACCTCGAGCGGCTCTTTGACAATCGCAAGGTGATCCTCACCTTTTATGGTATCGACAAAATGGACGAGCTTGAACTCACCGAATTTCGTTGGAAACGGTACTCGAACACGTTCTTCCATGAAAGACTCGGTTTGTGCCCTGTGAATTGCAATCTGCTCAACCGAAATAATTTTCAGGCCGTGACGATTCGCATAGGCTCGCAGACCCTCACCCCTGAGCATCCTTCCATCGTCCCCCATGATTTCGCAGAGCACTCCTGAAGGATACAATCCTGCGAGCCGCGCAAGATCCACGGTGGCTTCGGTTTGGCCCGGCCGGCCTAAGACGCCACCTGGATGCGCGCGCAGTGGATGAATGTGACCCGGTCTTCCCAAATCTGCAGGGGACGTTTCAGGATCAATCATTGCGCGAATCGTTTTCGCCCGATCAAACGCCGAAATTCCGGTAGTTGTACCGTGCAGGTAATCGACAGATTCGGTAAACGCCGTGCCGAGTTTAGCGGTATTTTCGGTGACTTGCTGACGCAGATTCAGCTCCGCGCAGCGCTCGGAGGTCAGACAAATGCAGATCATCCCACGTCCGTAAGTGGCCATGAAATTCACGGCCTCAGGTGTGACAAATGAGCTTGCCATGACCAGATCACCTTCATTCTCGCGATCTTCATCGTCCACGACAATCACCATTTTACCGGCTGCTATGTCGCGCAAGCCTTCCTCAAACGTATCAAGGAGACCGTGCTTATGGTTATTGTTACTCATGCTACCTCAAAAAAATCACAGCGCTCGCAGCTTTTCCGGCAACAGCTTCTCAATGTACTTACCAACCATGTCAACCTCAATGTTGACCGGGTCACCGACCATGTAATTATGAAAAACGGTGTTCCGATATGTGTGCGGAATGATGCCAATAACGACAGATTGCTGCTTCACCTCCGCTGCCGTAAGCGAGACACCGTCCACGGCAATGGAGCCTGTGTGAACAACATACTTCATCAGCTCGGCAGGCAATTGGAATTCAAAGACACGATTGTCTCCATCCTCGACAATTGAAACTACTTTGCCGAGACCATCAACATGACCCTGCACGAGATGACCACCTAACTCGGCACCAAATTTCAAAGGCCTTTCAAGATTCACTTCGCTGCCAAGCACCAATTTACCCAGCGAGGTCTTTTCCAGGGTTATTCGCATCAATTCGCAGGTAAATCCTTCCGATTTGTCAGGTATCGACGTCGTGCAACAACCATTTATGGCAAGGCTTGAACCGACATTCAAGCTCTTAATCCAATCCGGACCGGTAATGCGGATTTTTCTGAATTCTATTCCGTCATGTATCTCCGCGACCTGACCTACGGTTTCAACAATTCCCGTAAACATTTCTCTCCAAATAGAACCAATAATCTTCTTCAAACTGCTCCGTCTTGTGTACTTTGAACCGCGGAGCATTTTCTAATAAAGTCAAATTAAGTTCACCAATTCCAGGGCGTCCCTCAGAACCGATAATGATTGGCGCTATTGCAACAATCAACTCATCCCACAGATTTTCCGACAGTAATGCTGCGTGAATCGTACCGCCGCCCTCGACAAGAATGGACGCGACGTTTAATTCAGCAAGCCGGCGCAAAGCATCATTGAAGTCCACCCTGCCATTCGGCGCGGCGGCACATACAATAACGGAGACTCCGGCCTTCTTGAGTCTGCCGATCTTTTTGTCATCAACACCGTCAGTTGTAAGAATCCATGTTCTCTTCTTGTCTTTATGTGCGAGAACTCGCGATGATTCTGGGATTCTAAGCCTGGAGTCTGCGATTACACGGATGGGATTTCGGCCTTTCGCAAGCCTTACGTTCAGTTCCGGATCATCGTCAATAATAGTTTGCACACCGACCAGAACGGCGTCAAGTCTTGTTCTGATTCTGTGCACTTCCGTTCTAGAGGATTCGCCCGTTATCCACCTTGATTGACCGTTTGCAAGTGCGATTCGACCGTCAATACTTTGAGCAACTTTCAGTAGAATCCACGGACGGCCAGCAGTGATGAAAGTATTAAACGGTGCGTTCAAACGGCGGGCTTCACTTTCGCAGACGCCGCACAATACATCAATACCTGCGTTTCTAAGCTGCTCCATGCCTTTGCCATTGACCAGAGGATTAGGGTCCTGCTGCGCGATAACTACGCGTTTGACACCAGCCGAAATCAGTGCCGACGTGCAGGGAGCGGTTTTCCCATGATGGCAGCATGGTTCAAGATTGACATAAATCGTTGCGCCATTTGCCTGTTGCGGCGCAAGCTTGCTAAGCAGGGAGGTCTCAGCATGCATATCGCCAAATCTTTTGTGATATGCCTTGGCAAGTACTTTCCCGTCCTTAACGGCGATGGCTCCGACCATCGGATTCGGGCTGACACAACCAGCACCCTTTACGGCCATCCGAAGGGCAAATTGCATGAACTTTTCGTCTTCGGCGAGCTTTCGCCGCTTCTCCGTCAAGAGATATTCTCCTCAACTCCACTCAATGCGCCGGAATCCGGACTGTCCGCCAAGCACACGCAATTATTTTCGCGATTAACTCTTTTTCGGTCAGTCCGAATGCCTTAGCGGACTTTGGCACAAGAGATGTTGCCGTCATACCCGGCAAAGAATTCAATTCGAGGCAGATAAAACCCGTCTCGTTGACCAAAAAGTCAACTCTGGCAAATCCTCGCGCGTCGAGTGCCCGAAAGACTGCTGCGGCCGCGGCATGCACCTTCTCGGTCATCTCATCAGACAACTCTGCCGGACAGAAATAGTCGGTGCGGCCCGCCGTGTACTTGTTTGTGTAGTCGTAGATTCCCTGTTTCGGTCGTATTTCAACAAGAGGAAATGCTTGGCCGTCGATGACGGTTGCAGCAATCTCACGACCTACAAACAGTTTTTCTATCAAGGCATTGTCATTTTGTTCACGGACAGCGGAAAGCGCCGGCAGAAGCTCTTCGGCGGAATTGACCACGGACAGCCCGACAGTTGAACCGCCGCTTTCGGGCTTTACAACAACCGGATACCCGAGTTCGGTTTCAATTCGCTCAGTAACTTGTTCATGATTCGTGTACTCATCGTATCGGACGCTGAAGCCTTTGGCTACAGGAACGCCCGCGTTTGCCATCAGTGCTTTCGCGGTCGGCTTGTGCATGGCCAGCGCACAGCTGCGCGGTCCACTACCTGTGTAAGGCATTCCCACCCATTCGAGCAGAGCTTGCAGCGTCCCATCTTCACCGTATCCGCCATGCAGAATCGGAAACACCAGATCAATATCTCTCGATGACAGCACGTCAATCAAACCCCGTACAATATTTGGCGAAAACGCGACGTCACCAACTGTCGAGGGGGCGTCAACTCCGATTGACGATGGTGCCATACGTGCTGTGGCCTCAACAACGCGCCCTGGTTTTTCCGGGTCGTATTTCCATACGTCATGACCGAGTTCCTTAATCCAGGTTGCGACCGCATCTCCGGAGGCCAGCGAAACAACACGTTCAGAAGTTCTACCGCCGCAAACGACTAGTATTCTCATTTTGACGGCTCTTGTGAGAGCTTGTGGGCGACAGCCGAGTGAAGCCTGTTCAATGTTCCCTCGCGACCCCACATTCCAATCAACTTGCCTAACTCAGCACCATGCTCTCTGCCGGTCATGGCAAGCCTCAAGGTCATCCAAACCGCCTTGCCCTTCATGCCGTGCTTTTCGGCCGCCACGTTTGCAGATCTCTTGAATTCATGAACTAACTCTTCAAAGTCATTCCATTTTGCCGCAGGCAGAACTGACAGGGCGTCCGCGACATCTCCGATAAAGAGAAGCTGGGTTTCATCGAAAGCGGCATCACTTGAATCCGGGGCAGCGAACACTTCACAAACTTTGGACGCAAGATCTTGAAAGCTCTCAGCACCCGGGCGAAGCGAAACAACGGCATAACGAACACGGCTCGCTGACTCGACAAGAAGTTCTGAGGGAAGCAAAGGCGCCACGCCGTCCCAAATCGCATCATGACTTAATCGCGCAAGATATTCTGTATTCATCCAACGCAGCTTCGCATGATCAAAGACCGCGCCGGCCTTGTTAACGCGTTCAAGGGAGAATTCGTTGACAAGTTCATCCAAACTGAAGAACTCCCGTTCATCCTGCGGATGCCAGCCCAACAGCGCAACGAAGTTCAGCAGGGCTTCCGGCAGGATTCCCTTCTCACGGTAGGCTTCAACGGCAACATCGCCCGAGCGCTTGGACATTTTCGAACGATCGGGATTCAGCAGCAGAGGGAGATGTGCAAATTGAGGGACATCCCATCCAAAAAAGCGATACAATAGTACGTGCTTTGGAGTAGACGGCAGCCACTCTTCGCCGCGGATAACGTGCGAAATTTGCATCGCATGGTCATCAACTACGTTGGCAAGGTGATAGGTGGGAAAGCCATCACTTTTCACAAGTACCTGATCATCAATCGTCGCCGCTTCGAAACTTACATCTCCTCGAACGACATCGTGAACTTCAATACTTCCACTATCTGGAACCGCCATTCGCCAAACGTGCGGTTCACCCGCAGCCACCCGTGTCATTGCGTCATCGCGTGAGATCTTTCTGCAGCAGCGATCATACATAGGCGGCAGCCCCCGGGATTGCTGCTCTGCGCGAACCTGTTCAAGGCGTTCCGGCGTGCAAAAACACGCGTACGCATGGCCAGCATTTGCAAGCGTTGAAATCGCCTCTTGATACAGGTTTAGACGTTCCGATTGCACATAAGGCGCGTGTGGGCCACCGACTTTCGGACCTTCGTCGAAACGGATACCGAGCCAGTCAAAGATTTCGAGAAAGTTTTCAACAGCACCTTCCACCAGACGAGTTCTGTCGGTATCCTCAACGCGCAAAAGGAGTTTACCTCCCATTTTGCGGGCAAAAAGGTAGTTGTAGAGTGCAGTCCTTAGGCCTCCGACATGGAGATATCCCGTCGGACTGGGAGCGTATCGAGTTCTGACTTCTTTGTGCATTCCTATTTGTATAGCAGCACTGTTGCCAATGCAGCAATTCCTTCTTTACGGCCGGTAAATCCCATCTGCTCCAACGTCGTGCCTTTAATAGATACGTACGCAGATTCGATGCCTAACGCGGTTGCCACTTCGTCACGCATTTCCTCGCGATAAGGTCCAATCTTCGGTTCTTCGCACATAACACTGACATCAACATTGCCAATGCAGTAACCGGACTCCATTACAGCCTTCATCGCAACATGAAGCAATTCGATCGATCTTACGTCTTTGTATTGGGGGTCGGTTGGAGGAAATAGCCGCCCCTTGTCGCCAATCGCTGCGGCACCCAGGAGCGCGTCGAGTATAGCATGGGTGAGCACATCCCCGTCAGAGTGTGCTTCCAGTCCTAAATGAAACGGAATTACGACGCCGCCAAGCACAAGCGGCCTTCCACTCGCGAACTTGTGAGCATCAATTCCGACCCCGATGCGATACGGACAACTCATAGTGCAGACAATAGAAGAAAACGGGCTTACAGATTAAGTCCTGCAAACCCGAAAGATGTGTTATCTAATTTGAGGGAATGTCACGCAAAAATGTTTCGACGCGGGGAAGATCGTGCGGAAGCGTAAGCTTGATGTTTTGCGGATCGCCAAAAACAACTTTGACGGATCCAAGCTGAAAATACTCAATCAGCGCAGCGTCGTCAGTGCATTGAATCTGATGTTCCTTGGCCATCCGGTGAGCACGCTGGAATTCGCGCAACCTTATCCCCTGCGGCGTTTGCACAGCAAACAACACCTCACGATTCAATGTCTCACGCACCGTCAAGTTCTTGTCGACTCTCTTAACGGTGTCTGTCACCGGCAGCCCCGGAACGACAGCAACGTTATGGTCAAGACCTTCCACAACCCTGTCAATCACGTCTCTTGATATTGCAGGTCTGGCAGCATCATGCACAAGTACGTTATCCGCACCGGACTTCAGATTGAAGAGCGCTTGGCCAACTGAATCCTGGCGGGTCAATCCACCACTGATCACCGAGATTCGTACAATCTCAACAAAGTCTCCCACTGACTCTGCAATTGCCGAAATATACTCATCCGGCGCTGCGATTGAGACCTCCTCTAATCTCGAATCCTGAACGAAGCATTTTAGCGACCACCAAATTAGAGGCTTTCCGTTTACCGGCGTTAATGCTTTTGGCAGTTCGCCGCCGAATCGCTCCCCTTTCCCGGCAGCCGGAATCAACAGTGCGTAACTCAAATGATGAGCATGCAGTCGCCGTAACTGTAAAAGCGATACTTCTCCTTCACGGCATGGCGATATGCCTTCATAATGAACTCACGGTCACTGAAAGCCGAGACAAGCATCAGAAGCGTTGAACCTGGCAGGTGAAAATTGGTCAACAGCCTGTCAACGACCTTGAAATGATAGGGCGGATAGATAAACTTGTCCGTCCAGCCGCTTTGCGCCTTAATACCGCCGCTGAAGTTGGCGACAGTTTCCAGTGTTCTGGTAACAGAAGTTCCGATGGCAATGATTCGATTTCCGCGCTCTATAGCCCCGTTCACTGTGTCCACTGCGTTTTGCGTGACTTCATAGTATTCAGAATCCATCCTGTGGCGCGATAGATCTTCGACTTGAACCGGCCTGAAAGTTCCTAATCCGACGTGCAGGACGATTGGAACGAATTCAACGCCCTTCTTCTTCAACTTGGCAACCATTTCCTTCGTGAAATGCAGTCCGGCCGTTGGTGCGGCAACAGCGCCAGATTCTTCAGCAAAAATCGTCTGGTAGCGCTCTTTGTCATCTGGAGTGGGTTCGCGGCGAATATACGGAGGCAGCGGCGGCTTGCCGTATTTTTCAACGAGCGCGGCAAAGTCTCCCTCATAATGAAACCGGACCACTCTTCCACCGCTCGTCGTATTGTCGATTACTTCGCAGACAACTTCATCGCCGATGATAATGTTATTCCCGGTTCGGACTTTTCTTGCCGGTTTGACCAGAACTTCCCACAGTTCTTCTGTAAGCTTTCGCAACAGAAAGACCTCAATTTCGGCCTCCGTCTTTTCCTTGTAGCCGAACAGACGTGCCGGAAAAACACGAGTGGAATTGACGACAACGACATCGCCCTTATTCAGGTAGTTTCCGATGTCGGCAAAAGACTCATCACGAAACTCCTTTGTTTCGCGATCAACAACAAGCATGCGGGACATATCGCGACGCTCTAACGGAGTCTGCGCAATCAGCTTCTCGGGCAGATTGTACTTGAAGTCCGAAAGACGCGGGATTGTCTGCACACCACGCGGTTCATAGACAGCGGAAGTAACGGGCATTGGTAATCCTTAGTTCAATTGTTGCTCGCGCAATGCAGGCGATTCATATTAAAGCAGGCGTGTCTGATCCGCAGTACTGCGGCGCACACCAAAGTGTTCAAATGCGCGGATGGTGGCTTGACGTCCGCGGGAAGTCCGTTCCAAGAAACCCTGCCGGATCAGATAGGGTTCGCACAACTCTTCGAGAGTTCCTTCATCTTCCCCGACCGTTACAGCAAGCGTTCCGAGGCCGACAGGTCCCCCTCTAAATTTCTCAAGAAGGGCAAGCATCAGCCGTTTGTCCAAATCGTCCAGTCCAAAGTCATCGATCTCAAGAAGTCGCAGGGCCTCTTTCGCAAGTGCGGGCGTAACCGTGCTGACTCCTCCAACCTGCGCCACGTCACGGACTCGTCTCAAAAGGCGATTGGCCACTCGCGGAGTGCCCCGTGATCTGGAAGCGATCTCAAATAGACCCTCTTCTGTGCACGTAACACCTATCAGCAGCGCCGTCCGCCGCAGGATCTCCACAAGCTCTTCAGCAGAGTAATAGTCAAGCCGCAGCGTCACTCCAAACCTTGAGCGGAGTGGAGAAGAAAGCAGCCCGGCGCGAGTCGTGGCACCAACAAGGGTAAACCTGTTCAAGTTGAGCTGCAGAGTCCGAGCCGCAGCACCCTTGTCAATGAGAATGTCCAGCCTGTAATCTTCCATTGCCGGATACAAGTACTCTTCGACCGTAGAACTCAAACGGTGTATCTCGTCAACAAAAAGGACGTCACCGTGCTGAAGATTCGTCAGTAATCCTGCAAGGTCAGCCGGACGCTCGAGAACAGGTCCGGTCGTGACTCGGACCTGGGTTCCCATTTCCTTCGCGATAATATGAGAAAGCGTCGTCTTTCCGAGTCCAGGCGGTCCATAAAACAGGCAATGATCAAGTGCTTCACCGCGCTCCCTTGCCGCTCGTAGAAAGACTGAAAGCTGCTCTTTGACCCGTTGTTGCCCCACAAACTCCCCGAAGCTTGATGGCCTCAGACTCTGTTCAACGACAACTTCGTCTTCCTGTAAGACGGGTTCAATAAGTCGGGGCATTTAGCTCTTACGCAACGCGAATTTAATGATATCCTCTACAATTTCAATATCTTGTGTCCGCGCCGCGTCAAGACTCTTCTCAATCTCTGCAGGTGACAAACCCAGTGATTGCAGAGCTTGGCGCGCCTGCAGAATCGCATCCGATCCGGAAGGCTGAGTCCCCCCCGTCCAATCAATCGGACCTCCCGCAAACTTCTTCCCAAGTTCAAGAACGATGCGATCTGCTATCTTAGCACCAATACCCTTTACCGCCTTTAGACGGGCGGCATCCCCCGTTGCAATGGCAGTCCGGACTTCTGTGGATTGCATGCCGGAGAGCAATGTTAGCGCGAGCTTTGGCCCCACGCCGCTGATCGAGATCAGTTCCTCAAAAACCCAGCGTTCATCGCGAGATGCAAAACCGTACAACTCAGGATTCTCATCCCGAATGAAGAGCTTCACCCATATCTGAGTATCAGTGCCGAGCGAAGGTAACTTATCGTACGCTGAAAGTGAGATTCTCGCTGCGAACGCCACACCGTTCACTTCGACAACAGCTTCAGACGGTGACTTTCCGACAAGCCGGCCGCGGACATAGTCTATCATGCTGTAGCAGAAAGCTGTTTTGGGCTGCGAAGAGAGCAGGCAGCAATCGCAACGGCCAGAGCATCGGAAACATCCTCTTCTCCATCGTCAAACTCAATTCCAAGCATCTTGCCAACCATGTAGCTCACCTGATGCTTGGAACTTGCTCCGCTGCCGGTCACCGCCATCTTGACCTCACGAGGAGGAATGTCCGTCACGACTCCCGCCTGTTCGTGAATCGCGAGAACAGCACATGCGCGGGCCTGCCCAAGTTTTAACGCAGACATTGCGCCTGTGCCCACATACCCCGCCTCTACAGCACCGCGCGTCACTTGATGGGCTCGGCAAATCTGTGAAATCTCACTGAACAAGTAGCTCAGCCTCGCGGCCATGGGCTCAGCGGATCTGGTCCTGAGTTTGCCGCTGTCAACGTATATCAATCTGGAACCGCTTTTCCTGACGACTCCCCATCCGGTGCAGGTCAAACCCGGGTCAATGCCCAGAATGACTTCATCCGCGCGATTCACATGCATTATGCGAGACTTTCTATCAACTCGTCGTCCATCTCATAGTTCGAGTAGACATTCTGAGCGTCATCAATCTCTTCCAGTAACTCGATCAATGTCAGAACAGTTTTTGCAGCTCCGGCGTCCTCAATTTTCACCGTATTCTTTGGAATGAAACTCAATTCAGCGGACTCTACCTTCTTGCCCTTAGCTTCCAACGCAGCTTTGACCGCATAGAGATCGCTAGTACTGCAGAATACCTCCCAGACATCGCCATCGGACTTCACATCCGACGCGCCGGCTTCGAGAGCAATCTCCATCATCTCATCTTCAGACCCCTGGTTGACATCGAGAGTCAAATACCCAAGCCGGTCAAACATCCAAGACACAGCACCTGCTTCCGCCATTGAACCGCCGCGCTTATTGAAGATCGCGCGAATTTCTCCGACAGTCCGGTTTCGGTTGTCCGTCGCACATTCAATCAAGATCGCGACACCGGCCGGGCCATAACCTTCGTAGACAACTTCTTCCAGAACTTGTCCGTCCAGTTCTCCGGCACCTTTCTTAATCGCTCGTTCGAGGTTTGCCGCAGGCATGTTGGCAGCCTTGGCGGCGTCAATCGCTGTGCGAAGACGAGGATTCGAATTCGGATCTGATCCTCCCATACGCGAGGAGATCTGGATTTCTCGAATCAGTTTGGTGAATACCTTGCCGCGCGCGGCGTCAATCTTCTCTTTCTTGCGACGGATTGTCGCCCATTTACTGTGACCGGACATGCTGAGTTATCTTATTGTTGAGAATGAGCAGTTCTTATGCGGCCCGATGCTGGCTAACCCATTGGCGTATGTACTCGATTGGCTCCGTTGTTGGCGTACCAGGGCCAAACAGCTTTCCGACACCTTGTTTTTCAAGAACTTCCATGTCGGACTTCGGAATAATTCCACCACCGGTCAGCAAAACATCGCCAATACCTTGTTTTTTCATTAGTTCCAAAACCGCAGGAAAAAAGGTCATATGTGCGCCTGAGAGAATAGACAAGGCAACCACATCCACGTCCTCCTGAACAGCGGCGTTCACGATCATCTCCGGGGTTTGACGGAGGCCTGTGTAAATGACTTCCATGCCGGCATCACGGAGTGCGGCGGCCATGACCTTGGCTCCGCGGTCGTGCCCATCCAGCCCTGGCTTCGCGACTAATACTCTGATTTTTCTATCCATAGGGAAGCAAGAAATCAACTTAAGAAATTGCTGGAAACAGGATTCGCAAATTGCACGTTTTCATCCAGCTAAGCATTCAATATACAAAAAAAACGGCCGGAAATCAACGACTTCCGGCCAAAACTCGACCAATGCTGACTCAGACGATTTCAGGGTGTTCAACACGATTGGTGACAGCTAATGAGATTTCTCCGTTGACAGCCGCAGCCTCCACCCTGCTTCCCGACAACACAGCTCCAGACAGGATAGCTTCTGCCAGAGGGTTTAGCAACAGAGTCTGTATTGCCCGCTTCATAGGTCTGGCACCGAAAACCGGGTCATAACCATTGGCAAGGATTAGGTCTTTGGCCTCCTGGGTCAGCTTCAGCTCAATATTCTGTTTCAAGAGTCGCTTGGCGGCGTGCTCAATCTGGATGTCGAGAATGCGGGTCAGGTCGTCTTTGGTAAGCGGACCGAATACCAGAATTTCGTCAATACGGTTCAGGAATTCCGGTCGAATAGATCGCTTCAGGAGTTCCAATACGTCTTTGCGCACGTCTTCATATCCGCTTTCACTTTCGAGACTCTCTGCTCGAGCGCTGATCATGTCAGAACCGATGTTCGAGGTCATGATGACTATGCTGTTCTTGAAATCCACCGTGCGGCCTTTTGAATCGGTCAAGCGGCCGTCGTCGAGAACTTGCAGCAGAATGTTCCATACGTCCGGATGGGCTTTCTCAATCTCGTCAAGGAGCAGCACGCTGTAAGGTCTGCGGCGAATCGCTTCGGTGAGTTGTCCACCCTCTTCGTGACCGACGTAGCCCGGGGGCGCGCCGATCAAGCGTGAGACGGTGTGGCGCTCTTGATACTCTGACATGTCAATGCGAATCATCGCGTGCTCATCGTTGAAAAGGAATTCACTTAGCGCGCGCGCAAGCTCGGTCTTGCCCACTCCGGTCGGACCTAAGAACAGGAAGCTGCCAATCGGTTTGCTTTCCTCAGAGAGTCCTGAGCGACCTCGCCTGAT
This sequence is a window from bacterium. Protein-coding genes within it:
- a CDS encoding glutamate--tRNA ligase, with protein sequence MHKEVRTRYAPSPTGYLHVGGLRTALYNYLFARKMGGKLLLRVEDTDRTRLVEGAVENFLEIFDWLGIRFDEGPKVGGPHAPYVQSERLNLYQEAISTLANAGHAYACFCTPERLEQVRAEQQSRGLPPMYDRCCRKISRDDAMTRVAAGEPHVWRMAVPDSGSIEVHDVVRGDVSFEAATIDDQVLVKSDGFPTYHLANVVDDHAMQISHVIRGEEWLPSTPKHVLLYRFFGWDVPQFAHLPLLLNPDRSKMSKRSGDVAVEAYREKGILPEALLNFVALLGWHPQDEREFFSLDELVNEFSLERVNKAGAVFDHAKLRWMNTEYLARLSHDAIWDGVAPLLPSELLVESASRVRYAVVSLRPGAESFQDLASKVCEVFAAPDSSDAAFDETQLLFIGDVADALSVLPAAKWNDFEELVHEFKRSANVAAEKHGMKGKAVWMTLRLAMTGREHGAELGKLIGMWGREGTLNRLHSAVAHKLSQEPSK
- the ispD gene encoding 2-C-methyl-D-erythritol 4-phosphate cytidylyltransferase, whose amino-acid sequence is MSYALLIPAAGKGERFGGELPKALTPVNGKPLIWWSLKCFVQDSRLEEVSIAAPDEYISAIAESVGDFVEIVRISVISGGLTRQDSVGQALFNLKSGADNVLVHDAARPAISRDVIDRVVEGLDHNVAVVPGLPVTDTVKRVDKNLTVRETLNREVLFAVQTPQGIRLREFQRAHRMAKEHQIQCTDDAALIEYFQLGSVKVVFGDPQNIKLTLPHDLPRVETFLRDIPSN
- the ruvA gene encoding Holliday junction branch migration protein RuvA, with the translated sequence MIDYVRGRLVGKSPSEAVVEVNGVAFAARISLSAYDKLPSLGTDTQIWVKLFIRDENPELYGFASRDERWVFEELISISGVGPKLALTLLSGMQSTEVRTAIATGDAARLKAVKGIGAKIADRIVLELGKKFAGGPIDWTGGTQPSGSDAILQARQALQSLGLSPAEIEKSLDAARTQDIEIVEDIIKFALRKS
- the ruvB gene encoding Holliday junction branch migration DNA helicase RuvB, translated to MPRLIEPVLQEDEVVVEQSLRPSSFGEFVGQQRVKEQLSVFLRAARERGEALDHCLFYGPPGLGKTTLSHIIAKEMGTQVRVTTGPVLERPADLAGLLTNLQHGDVLFVDEIHRLSSTVEEYLYPAMEDYRLDILIDKGAAARTLQLNLNRFTLVGATTRAGLLSSPLRSRFGVTLRLDYYSAEELVEILRRTALLIGVTCTEEGLFEIASRSRGTPRVANRLLRRVRDVAQVGGVSTVTPALAKEALRLLEIDDFGLDDLDKRLMLALLEKFRGGPVGLGTLAVTVGEDEGTLEELCEPYLIRQGFLERTSRGRQATIRAFEHFGVRRSTADQTRLL
- the queA gene encoding tRNA preQ1(34) S-adenosylmethionine ribosyltransferase-isomerase QueA translates to MPVTSAVYEPRGVQTIPRLSDFKYNLPEKLIAQTPLERRDMSRMLVVDRETKEFRDESFADIGNYLNKGDVVVVNSTRVFPARLFGYKEKTEAEIEVFLLRKLTEELWEVLVKPARKVRTGNNIIIGDEVVCEVIDNTTSGGRVVRFHYEGDFAALVEKYGKPPLPPYIRREPTPDDKERYQTIFAEESGAVAAPTAGLHFTKEMVAKLKKKGVEFVPIVLHVGLGTFRPVQVEDLSRHRMDSEYYEVTQNAVDTVNGAIERGNRIIAIGTSVTRTLETVANFSGGIKAQSGWTDKFIYPPYHFKVVDRLLTNFHLPGSTLLMLVSAFSDREFIMKAYRHAVKEKYRFYSYGDCMLII
- a CDS encoding 2-C-methyl-D-erythritol 2,4-cyclodiphosphate synthase, which produces MSCPYRIGVGIDAHKFASGRPLVLGGVVIPFHLGLEAHSDGDVLTHAILDALLGAAAIGDKGRLFPPTDPQYKDVRSIELLHVAMKAVMESGYCIGNVDVSVMCEEPKIGPYREEMRDEVATALGIESAYVSIKGTTLEQMGFTGRKEGIAALATVLLYK